In Vibrio atlanticus, the following proteins share a genomic window:
- a CDS encoding FadR/GntR family transcriptional regulator, giving the protein MAIFSLVADSSRRIHVQVARQIARKILSGELKEKEKLPSEMELCEVFGVSRTALRESTKLLSAKGLIESKPKVGTHIRPRTQWHFLDPQLLDWIQDLEDTKPFLSQFLGLRKAIDPEACALAASNATVEQRKELSILFQKMTIAANGFDYEEWTTNDHLFHQTIFLSTGNQFYIPFANILSTIFKQFIDHSAEGGRFCLEEHKAIYDAIMSGNANQARIASQALLDDENQKLSRVELAIA; this is encoded by the coding sequence ATGGCTATATTTTCATTGGTGGCAGATTCAAGCCGCCGAATTCATGTTCAAGTGGCTCGACAGATTGCGCGTAAAATTCTGTCGGGAGAGCTCAAAGAAAAAGAGAAATTACCCAGTGAAATGGAGTTGTGTGAAGTCTTTGGCGTCAGTCGAACTGCACTTCGCGAATCGACAAAGCTACTTTCAGCCAAAGGGCTTATCGAATCAAAACCTAAAGTGGGGACTCATATCAGGCCACGTACTCAATGGCACTTTTTAGACCCTCAACTCCTAGATTGGATTCAAGATCTGGAAGACACCAAACCCTTCTTATCTCAATTTTTAGGCTTAAGAAAAGCGATTGACCCAGAAGCGTGTGCGCTTGCGGCATCCAACGCTACGGTAGAGCAACGTAAAGAGCTTTCGATTCTTTTCCAAAAGATGACCATCGCTGCAAATGGCTTTGATTATGAAGAGTGGACAACCAACGATCATCTGTTTCACCAAACGATTTTCTTGTCGACGGGTAACCAGTTTTACATTCCGTTCGCGAACATTCTGTCGACGATTTTCAAACAGTTTATCGACCACTCTGCCGAAGGCGGTCGCTTCTGTTTAGAAGAGCATAAAGCGATATATGATGCGATTATGTCAGGCAATGCGAATCAGGCTCGAATAGCCTCTCAAGCTTTACTTGATGATGAAAATCAAAAGCTGTCTAGGGTTGAATTAGCCATCGCATAA
- a CDS encoding FadR/GntR family transcriptional regulator has product MAETFKSISGSKRSLHVQVAREIARGILSGNLPQGSIIPGEMALCEQFGISRTALREAVKLLTSKGLLESRPKIGTRVVDRAYWNFLDPQLIEWMDGLADTDQFCHQFLGLRRAIEPEACALAAKFATAEQRIELSEIFQKMVEISSEETLDQARWLDIDMKFHSLIFNATGNDFYLPFGNILTTMFVNFIVHSSEEGSTCINEHRAIYEAIMAGNSDKARQVSASHLQESNHRLPVTS; this is encoded by the coding sequence ATGGCAGAAACTTTCAAATCTATTTCAGGCTCTAAGCGAAGCCTTCATGTGCAGGTAGCACGTGAAATCGCTCGTGGTATTTTGTCGGGTAATTTACCTCAGGGTTCGATTATCCCTGGTGAGATGGCTCTGTGTGAGCAGTTTGGTATTAGCCGCACGGCGTTGCGAGAGGCGGTGAAACTTCTAACTTCAAAAGGCCTTTTAGAGTCACGCCCTAAAATCGGCACTCGCGTTGTTGATCGTGCATACTGGAACTTTTTAGATCCTCAGCTTATCGAATGGATGGATGGACTAGCTGATACCGATCAGTTTTGTCATCAGTTTTTAGGTTTACGTCGTGCGATTGAACCTGAAGCGTGTGCATTGGCAGCTAAGTTTGCAACTGCAGAGCAACGTATTGAATTATCAGAAATTTTCCAAAAAATGGTAGAGATTTCTAGCGAAGAAACGCTTGATCAAGCTCGCTGGTTAGATATTGATATGAAGTTCCATAGCCTTATCTTCAATGCAACGGGTAATGATTTCTACTTACCGTTTGGCAACATATTGACGACGATGTTTGTTAACTTTATTGTGCACTCTTCAGAAGAAGGCAGCACATGCATTAACGAACATCGCGCAATATACGAAGCCATTATGGCAGGCAATAGTGATAAAGCACGCCAAGTTTCGGCAAGTCACTTGCAAGAATCAAATCACCGATTGCCTGTAACAAGCTAA